caccatttattattttttacttgttagtcaaaagcaaaacaacacaTGTTAACCAGTTGGACATATTAAATAACAACTACAAGCTACTTTTTTTGCAGAAGTGGTTTACAAATGTATAACCTTACTCACATATTTCTGTGGATATGTGTCTGCCATCTTAGCATCTGGATGCTGTACAGCAGCAACGTTTTACAGAATTATATTctctctgtttttactttgtacttactattttttgatcattttctttcatttatatttttcttgagcttctctAAACTCTAAATTTCtctttggggacaaataaagtatcatccatccatctatctaacaTTCAAccgaaaatgatatttttttttatgttacttacctgATGTAGTGTCCAGTGATGGCCAAGAAGCATTTTGAAATCTCATATTTTTTTGTTGAGAAAGGACATATACAAAATTTCTGACAGAACAGTGATCAATGCTGAACAACAgccaacaatatcaaaaatgtccctgaaaaaaaatctcacattactcattgCGCATAATCAAAATGTCAAGTCAtcccattatactgtatgttcagaatttgcaaaacactaaatattgtaaaataagtaaCTCTAAGAAATGAACAGGGACCCTCTTCACATGAGGTcgcacttttgaattgaagatagaACTCTTGATCAGTGATTAAGGGGGAGAGGCGGTCTGCAATTCAGAAGTATGAccacaactactgtatatactacttGAGGcaagtacaatatatatatattgtcataattatgagtccaagacattataaaggtttggggcagccacccgtatatggTTTTTctcagctgcaaaagggttttttgaATCAAAAGCACAATGTGcttatcacagagtccaaaaaagaactgactatagtagaccaagatggaggctttaaaggtctggagaggaattGACGTtatcaaaggggccagcttcggaagtgacgtcatcaaaggggcctgCTTCAGAAGTAACATCTTCTAAGGTGCTGGAACCTtacaggatttcctgggaaaggtctgtagggaactgagaaagacagtcagtgcactccgccgccgcctggtcagatgttttattacaattacaaagGCCATCTACTCgcatgtgcgtgacaatataaagaaaacacaGTTTGGAACTGGAACAGCACTGTAATTTATCGTAGCGAGATCTAActctctcctatacacagacacagcagtcaggtagggtcatagccaggttagtggccaagtaatactgttccctgatTTTATATTGTTTCTTGCATTACCCATCGATAACAAGCACTTATAGCGTGACTGCAATCAGCTTGAATTTGCTTCCGCAGCAGGCTgctgcagcactgtgagcctgcaGCTGCCCTAGCAAcggataagctgtcttccacagacactcCGATTGCACATCAGGATGCTCTTCAGAGTATTGTCCCATTGGGcagagtcccaaaagagtttttatatatatatatatatataatatatatatatatatatatatatatatatataaactgctcaaaaaaattaaaggaacactttgaaaaccaaTCAGATcccaatgggaaaaagaaatccttctggatatctatactgatatagactgggtaatgtgttaggaacgaaaggatgccacatcgtttgatggaaatgaaaatgatcaacctacagagccctgaattcaaagacgccccaaaaatcagagtgaaataattatgtggcaggctagtccattttgccaaaatttaattgcagcaactccaaattgtacgcagcactttgtatggcccctgtgttcttatatacatgcctgacaacatcggtgcatgcttctaatgagatgacagatggtgttgtgggggatctcctcccagatctggaccagggcatcactgagctcctggacagtctgaggtgcaacctggtggcattggatggaccaaaacataatgtcccagaggtgttctattggatttaggtcaggaaagtgtggtggccagtcaatggtatcaattccttcatcctccaggaactgcctgcatactctcatcacatgaggccaggaattgtcgtgcaccaggagccactgtaccagcatagggtctgacaatgggtccaaggatttcatcctgatacctaatggcagccaaggtgcctttgtcaagcctgtagcggtctgtgtgaccctccatggatatgcctccccagacaatcattaacccaccaccaaactgctcatgctgaatgatgttacaggcagcataatgttctccatggcttctccagaccctttcacttctgtcacgtgctcagggtgaacctgctctcatctgtaaaaagcacagggcaccagtggtgcatctgccaattctggtattctatagcgaatgccaatcgagctgcatgctgctgggcagtgagctcagggcccattagaggacatggggcccttgggtcaccctcatgaagtctttctggttgtttggtcagagacattcgcaccagtggcctgctggaggtcattttgtagggctctggcagtgctcatcctgttcctccttgcccaaaggagcagatactggtcctgctgatgggttatggaccttctatggccctctccagctctcctagagtaactgcttgtctcctagaatctcctccatgcccttgagactgtgcagggagacacagcaaaccttctggcaatgacacgtattgatgtgccatcctggagaagttggactacctgtgcaacctctgtagggtccaggtatcgcctcatgctaccagtagtgacactgactgtagccaaatgcaaaactagtgaagaaacagtcagaaaagatgaggagggaaaaatgtcagtggcctccacctgttaaaccattcctgttttgagggtcatctcattgttgcccctctagtgcatctgttgttaatttcattaacaccacagcagctgaaactgattaacaaccccctctgctacttaactgaccagattaatatcccataagtttcattgacttgatgttatactctgattaaaaagtgttcctttaattcttttgagcagtatatatatctcATGCAGTGCCTTACTAATTTCCTGTTCTTCTTTTCACAGGTAGGCTATGAAGAGCAAGAACATGAACAATTCCAATGCTGCATCTTTCTCAGAGTTTGAAATTGTTGGATTTTTGGGTCTTCAGGAGTACAAGACACCTCTTTTCTTCGGAttcctcattttgtttttactaacACTTACTGCAAATCTGATGATTCTGTTTTTCGTTGCAGTAGACCACAGGCTACACACACCCAtgtattttttcctttggaaTTTATCCCTGTTAGATTTGCTGATGACAACAGCAATTATACCAAAACTGCTAGCAGTTCTCttagaaatgaataaaaaaatttcttttgGTGGATGCTTTTTTCAAATGTACTTCATAATTGCAGTTGGGGGAAGTGAACTGTTTTTGGTAGCTGCAATGGCTTATGACCGGTATGTTGCTATTGTGAAGCCTCTCCAGTACAATGTGATTATAGACATGAAAGTTTGTCTCTCAATAGCAGCCACAGTGTGGATAGTGGGATTTCTCCTTCCATTAGTCTCAATAACCTGGGCATCCTATCTTCCATTTTGTGGATCTAATAAAATCCTGCACTGTTTTTGTGATTATTCAGCTGTAGTCGCCCTTACGTGTACTGATGTGACTCTTCATGCCAATTTGGCTTTTTCACTAGCTATGCTTGTTATCTTCATTCCATTTCTTTTCGTGCTTTGGTCTTACTACAGAATTATAATTTCAGTTGTACGACTTAAGACAACCGCTAGTCGAGCGAAGGCCTTCTCGATGTGTTCCTCGCATTTGCTTGTGGTGCTCCTGTATTATCTTTCTActgcacttttttatataattttccgAACTGAAAGCATTTCATATGAAGAAAgaattttcattggaggtttgaaCTATTTTTTCACTCCAATGGTTAATCCTTTAATTTACactttaagaaatgaaaagatgAAGGAAGCTGCAAAAAAATACCTTAATATTTTCACCCTGTTTCAGTATGGATTACAGTCAAGTACCTGAAGAGTTTTCCTGGCATTGTTATACTGGTGttatgtgctttatttatttcattttttctgcaccatctttttttttgctttttcactatctatttcagtttttgaatataAGTATTTGATTAATTATGAAGATTTTTGGTTCTGACACTGTaagatttttgtaattttattttattctttcatgGCTATTTTGTCTTCCTGTGTTTGCTGACATTTGTTGGatatgacctggggcctcatgtataaatggtgcgtacgcacaaaaaatgtTGCACACTcttgtttccatgctcaaatcacaatgtttaaaacctaaacttggcgtaaagcctctcacattttcacactagctcaaaccctggtgtacgcaagttctccactagGTTTTACATACTGGcaacacccagtgtcaaagccgtgcttttgttccagtgattttcctttcttttttagatccacatccctgatgtggctttatcatatacactgaaattaaccgcatattatttattagtttaaggcatctgattgtaattaacctataataatataatggtccacggaatggtcaaattattccaaataccatagctgctttagcattgttaccctcactgcaccttcttcttcttcttcttcatctttcagctgctcccattaggggttgccacagtggatcatctttttccatattactgtcgcTGCAAAACTCGGagaatttatatcactgtttctgagtgtggaatcacagctctacatcagctgatcagaaagaaaataatttggtatacagcatcaagcacatgctgctaCAAATATGTGCACAGTCTATTAAACTGCTCTtatacgacaaatgcttcagagcctttcctgtacagacctcgtggttcagaaacagtttcatcccaagaactataaactcaaTCAAGCAgtacatcaagtgctccttttagaactgtttgtacttataagaacaattacctcactgtaaacttgcgatacagttataacatTGCACAATCTGAGgaactttataaagcgcgtatttaaatTTGACGTACGATatcattaagatgaaatgcagcaaaatatgtttattacattatacagataaaatgttaacttcatttaaataatctatatttttgataattaagcatgtgaggacacggtgttgcagcgctagcaagaaGGTGGCGCCTcattcaaggattgttcctgccatgcactgtattcttgctggggttggcgcatcactggaaggatagatggatagaataattaaacatgtactgagaagttattt
Above is a window of Polypterus senegalus isolate Bchr_013 chromosome 2, ASM1683550v1, whole genome shotgun sequence DNA encoding:
- the LOC120524293 gene encoding olfactory receptor 10A6-like, whose product is MKSKNMNNSNAASFSEFEIVGFLGLQEYKTPLFFGFLILFLLTLTANLMILFFVAVDHRLHTPMYFFLWNLSLLDLLMTTAIIPKLLAVLLEMNKKISFGGCFFQMYFIIAVGGSELFLVAAMAYDRYVAIVKPLQYNVIIDMKVCLSIAATVWIVGFLLPLVSITWASYLPFCGSNKILHCFCDYSAVVALTCTDVTLHANLAFSLAMLVIFIPFLFVLWSYYRIIISVVRLKTTASRAKAFSMCSSHLLVVLLYYLSTALFYIIFRTESISYEERIFIGGLNYFFTPMVNPLIYTLRNEKMKEAAKKYLNIFTLFQYGLQSST